In the genome of Coraliomargarita algicola, one region contains:
- a CDS encoding GntR family transcriptional regulator codes for MKTQNPTAMEAPQSESLNPALDISLTPKRSVPEQLAERLREKILSGEMPAGLRLPTTQQLAKQWGTYVPAVHAALSQLAKEGLLDRRHRKGTFVKESESKLSRIGIMASNQLWHDQGELLFSRELFLTLEKYLISKNIRATVWFENRKGKKSGTPPPALKKAIQKNEVQAIITLNAGQYNAGWLNELPLPVAGINAQLKHHVSFSETSFYEKALTALKKEGCQTAACICAIPPESPDLEKHRQAFQLALEKHQITTRPEWNSNTYEHPKHHDEYGFEKFTQLWGNQEKPDGLIVYPDTTAKGVMLGLSTHGVEIPNELSVAFHKNAEIPFLCPFPINMVENSCLDCVEALVNQLIQIHNGESPNNTELEYKVSPQYTY; via the coding sequence ATGAAAACTCAAAATCCAACAGCAATGGAAGCGCCCCAGTCCGAGTCACTCAATCCTGCATTGGATATTTCACTCACCCCAAAACGCTCTGTTCCCGAACAGCTAGCGGAACGGCTTCGTGAAAAAATACTCAGCGGCGAGATGCCAGCGGGCTTACGCTTGCCGACGACACAGCAACTGGCAAAACAATGGGGCACCTACGTCCCAGCAGTCCACGCCGCACTGTCTCAATTAGCAAAAGAAGGATTACTGGATCGCAGGCACCGCAAAGGGACATTCGTCAAAGAGTCCGAAAGCAAGCTATCTCGCATTGGAATTATGGCGTCCAATCAACTTTGGCATGATCAAGGAGAACTGCTCTTCAGCCGAGAACTCTTTTTAACCTTAGAGAAATACTTAATCAGTAAGAATATTCGAGCAACAGTTTGGTTTGAAAACAGGAAAGGCAAAAAATCGGGCACACCGCCGCCAGCCCTTAAAAAGGCGATCCAGAAAAATGAAGTGCAGGCAATCATCACTCTAAATGCGGGACAATACAATGCGGGGTGGCTAAACGAACTTCCCTTACCTGTCGCAGGAATCAACGCACAGCTCAAACATCACGTTTCATTTAGCGAAACCAGTTTTTACGAAAAGGCGCTCACTGCACTCAAAAAGGAAGGTTGCCAGACTGCAGCCTGCATATGCGCAATTCCACCCGAAAGCCCTGATCTAGAAAAGCACAGACAAGCATTTCAACTCGCGCTCGAAAAGCATCAAATCACAACTCGTCCCGAGTGGAACAGCAATACATATGAACATCCAAAGCATCATGATGAATATGGCTTTGAAAAATTCACACAATTATGGGGCAATCAGGAAAAGCCTGACGGCTTGATCGTTTACCCGGATACAACAGCCAAGGGAGTCATGCTCGGGTTGTCGACGCATGGGGTAGAAATCCCAAACGAACTATCTGTAGCTTTTCACAAAAACGCGGAAATACCATTCCTCTGCCCTTTTCCAATTAATATGGTCGAAAACTCATGCCTCGACTGCGTCGAAGCGCTAGTGAACCAACTGATACAAATTCATAATGGAGAAAGCCCCAACAATACAGAGCTAGAATACAAAGTCTCCCCCCAGTATACATATTAA
- a CDS encoding sulfatase-like hydrolase/transferase, whose amino-acid sequence MNVVVFFTDQQRYDTVGLHGNPLGLTPNFDRLARAGTFLKNCFTCQPVCTPARASLQTGRYASQLGLDGGALPDDAETLATHFKRAGYDTAYIGKWHLGGAEPVPTVKQGDYAYWLAANTPEIGSDAYDCRLFNQQGEPVSLPGYRVDAQTDAAIRYISQKRENPYFLFLSFLEPHQQNPQDAYPAPDGYREQYASRWMPPDLAALKGSADQQMAGYCGMVKRLDEALGRLVDALKSTGQLENTVIVYASDHGCHFRTRAHEYKHTPHESSIRIPALIHGPGFMAGGEREETVSLVDLPATLLDAANLEIPQSMQGASILPALRREPNERHREAYVEYENMNGTGRAIRTPRWKYAVQTDARTLPSYACAESYREAFLYDLEADPWELENLIDLEGYRGIAGRLRQRLLCQIESVEGRAPTIAPPVSIRPSGQRVLPDALGEL is encoded by the coding sequence ATGAATGTCGTCGTCTTTTTCACGGATCAGCAGCGCTACGATACCGTTGGGCTGCATGGCAATCCCTTGGGCTTAACGCCTAATTTCGATCGGCTGGCACGTGCGGGAACATTCTTGAAAAATTGTTTCACCTGTCAGCCTGTATGCACTCCCGCCCGTGCGTCCTTGCAAACCGGACGCTACGCCTCTCAGCTTGGCCTCGACGGCGGGGCACTGCCGGATGATGCCGAAACGCTGGCGACTCATTTTAAGCGCGCGGGCTATGATACTGCTTATATCGGTAAGTGGCACTTGGGCGGCGCTGAGCCGGTGCCGACGGTTAAGCAGGGAGACTACGCTTATTGGCTGGCGGCGAATACTCCGGAAATTGGATCTGATGCCTATGACTGCCGGCTCTTTAATCAGCAGGGCGAGCCCGTTTCCTTGCCTGGCTATCGGGTCGACGCGCAAACCGATGCAGCGATTCGCTATATTAGCCAAAAGCGTGAGAATCCTTACTTTTTATTCTTATCCTTTCTCGAGCCGCATCAACAGAATCCACAGGATGCCTATCCCGCACCAGATGGATATCGAGAGCAGTATGCCTCTCGCTGGATGCCACCGGATTTGGCCGCACTGAAGGGCAGCGCCGATCAGCAAATGGCGGGCTATTGTGGGATGGTGAAACGCTTGGATGAAGCGCTGGGGCGTTTGGTTGACGCCTTGAAAAGTACAGGCCAACTGGAGAATACCGTGATTGTTTATGCCAGTGACCACGGTTGTCACTTTCGTACCCGTGCGCACGAATACAAGCATACGCCGCACGAGAGTTCGATTCGTATCCCCGCGTTGATTCATGGGCCCGGATTTATGGCTGGCGGTGAGCGTGAAGAGACTGTCAGCCTAGTGGACTTGCCTGCTACTTTACTAGACGCTGCAAATCTAGAAATACCACAAAGTATGCAAGGAGCTTCGATCTTACCGGCGCTACGTCGCGAGCCGAATGAGCGGCACCGCGAGGCTTACGTTGAATACGAGAATATGAATGGCACCGGTCGGGCGATTCGAACCCCGCGCTGGAAGTATGCGGTGCAAACTGATGCGCGCACACTGCCGAGTTATGCTTGTGCGGAATCGTACCGCGAAGCCTTTCTCTACGATCTTGAAGCCGACCCATGGGAACTTGAGAATTTGATCGACTTAGAGGGCTATCGCGGCATTGCGGGGCGCCTGCGTCAACGCCTCTTGTGCCAGATCGAATCGGTCGAAGGGCGGGCACCTACGATTGCTCCGCCAGTGAGCATTCGCCCTTCGGGGCAACGTGTTCTACCGGATGCTTTGGGAGAGCTTTAA
- a CDS encoding type II secretion system protein, with the protein MNLKPPGILDKNPEAVNRHRSQSFHGKSSLGFTLIELLAVIAIIGILSSILMVVLSKARSSAEGVKCVSNLRQLGIITSLYMSDHQQMYPEANNWGYQLLPYLSPGDPGTLESGIEYYSTAIPEDSILFCPSVAPDTLDGNTIKYRYGSGIIAYGINATIVASYTNSRKTPMSLEASNSKLKPSKLMLYGEANLLNLFWGSDERCATGRHGAGMNVIFCDFHVERITDSVSDPRFQNLYFGYDRF; encoded by the coding sequence ATGAATTTAAAGCCTCCAGGAATACTTGATAAAAACCCGGAGGCGGTGAACCGCCACCGAAGTCAGTCTTTCCACGGCAAGTCCTCGCTCGGCTTCACACTGATCGAGTTACTGGCAGTGATTGCCATAATTGGCATTCTGTCGTCCATACTGATGGTGGTCCTCTCGAAAGCCAGAAGCTCAGCTGAAGGAGTCAAATGCGTCAGCAACCTAAGACAGCTAGGAATCATCACAAGTCTCTACATGTCGGACCATCAGCAGATGTACCCCGAGGCAAACAATTGGGGCTATCAGCTACTTCCTTACCTGTCTCCTGGTGATCCTGGAACTCTTGAGTCTGGAATTGAGTATTATTCAACAGCCATACCGGAAGACAGCATCTTATTCTGCCCCAGCGTAGCCCCTGACACTCTTGATGGAAATACAATCAAATACAGGTATGGCAGTGGCATTATCGCCTACGGAATCAATGCAACTATAGTCGCATCCTACACAAATAGCCGAAAAACTCCAATGAGCCTAGAGGCATCCAACTCAAAGCTTAAGCCATCTAAATTGATGCTCTATGGCGAGGCCAACTTACTCAATCTCTTTTGGGGATCCGATGAGCGTTGTGCCACAGGAAGGCACGGAGCTGGGATGAATGTAATATTCTGCGACTTCCACGTGGAGCGAATCACTGATTCAGTCAGTGATCCACGGTTTCAAAACCTCTATTTCGGCTACGACAGATTTTAG
- a CDS encoding acetylxylan esterase, which produces MESNLARPYGDKPSPPHDSRLAFWSSQSEDLLFDQASDEIVIHCRAGLRSVALDWTLNRNQFKTSFAEGQAEAIAGNRFIIRIPTKLLTPGFYDLRVRLDSGLGDPVPGICSFGFAVGSMPITDTRPNDFMEFWSKGLAALQSVSLNAELGEMETFNSAAINQYNLDHAAIPADYDPQGHRVEVVESCKVSFDGIGDKRIHGWLAKPEGEGPFPAMLVLPGAGFNARPRPLEHARHGYLAMDIQVHGQEVDLEEYPRLPGYYDGQVYEPVEDFYYYDVYLNVVQAINYLLSRPDVDPDRIVVVGGSQGGRLSIVAAALDPRVAAAVPAIPHSGDVAYLKWFKSANDLNEPFAGARDGMDRAAPPAMPATAEGRCLPYFDPVNFAPEITCPVLMNGGLVDPVSYVSGVWAIYEKLGSENKAMVPLPGLGHDWSPEFDRMAWRWLDRVLD; this is translated from the coding sequence ATGGAATCAAATTTAGCCCGCCCATATGGCGATAAGCCATCACCGCCTCATGATAGTCGCCTGGCCTTTTGGTCGAGCCAATCGGAAGATTTACTTTTTGATCAGGCAAGCGATGAGATTGTCATTCACTGTCGTGCGGGCTTGCGCTCCGTTGCGCTGGATTGGACGCTGAACCGCAATCAGTTTAAGACGTCGTTTGCCGAGGGGCAGGCTGAAGCCATTGCGGGAAATCGGTTTATTATTCGTATCCCTACTAAGTTATTGACGCCCGGTTTTTATGACCTGCGCGTGCGCTTGGATTCCGGCTTGGGGGATCCTGTGCCTGGGATTTGCTCTTTTGGTTTTGCGGTGGGCTCAATGCCGATCACAGATACGCGCCCGAATGACTTTATGGAATTTTGGTCGAAGGGCTTGGCCGCGCTTCAGTCTGTGTCTCTGAATGCAGAACTTGGAGAGATGGAGACCTTTAACTCTGCCGCGATCAATCAATACAATTTAGACCATGCGGCTATTCCCGCCGACTACGATCCTCAAGGCCATCGCGTGGAGGTCGTGGAATCCTGCAAGGTGAGCTTCGATGGTATAGGGGACAAACGTATCCATGGTTGGTTGGCCAAGCCGGAAGGCGAGGGGCCATTTCCTGCCATGCTCGTTCTGCCCGGTGCAGGTTTCAATGCCCGGCCGCGGCCTTTGGAACATGCACGTCATGGTTATCTTGCCATGGATATTCAAGTGCACGGTCAGGAGGTAGATCTAGAGGAGTATCCACGTCTGCCGGGGTATTATGACGGGCAAGTTTATGAGCCGGTGGAGGATTTTTATTATTACGATGTCTACCTCAACGTTGTTCAGGCGATCAATTATCTGCTGTCGCGTCCCGATGTAGATCCCGATCGTATTGTAGTGGTGGGGGGCAGCCAAGGGGGGCGCCTCTCGATCGTGGCCGCCGCTTTAGACCCACGTGTTGCCGCCGCAGTGCCTGCGATTCCGCATAGCGGGGATGTGGCTTATTTGAAATGGTTTAAGAGCGCCAATGATCTGAATGAGCCGTTTGCTGGGGCTCGGGATGGCATGGACCGCGCTGCGCCGCCAGCGATGCCTGCGACTGCAGAGGGACGTTGCTTACCTTATTTCGACCCTGTCAATTTTGCACCCGAAATTACCTGTCCAGTGCTGATGAATGGAGGTTTGGTCGATCCAGTCTCATATGTGTCCGGAGTGTGGGCTATCTATGAGAAATTGGGCAGCGAGAACAAGGCGATGGTCCCATTGCCAGGTCTCGGTCACGACTGGTCACCTGAATTTGATCGTATGGCCTGGCGTTGGTTAGATCGCGTGTTGGATTGA
- a CDS encoding endo-1,3-alpha-glucanase family glycosylhydrolase yields MPTTSVLPSWDDASVEIRENNFMCEIQMAQSMGIDGFSLDIMRANENYHRSIEAMFRAAERLNTGFKLFFEFDYGKPTMEERATDMQMLIRKYSQHQAYETVDGRPLVAAYAPDGWLTKDGQADYAASSQWWQDNVTSPLHNSGIDIYFVPTTFRQIWSGGVDEETSRAELMEWGDTIDGLSLWQIQLSPIGGGIQNLEQLGQAVQAADKSWMSTVSMQYWVGAGKSIPSWYWRPDDPETEKTKNGRYYEHAGGKGLDAQWNSIINIQKPEWVMMLTWNDYNESYFMPVDDLRKYRNGTGQAPFGWYKSMAGLGELNRYYIQWYKTGLQPEITEDTLFYSYRTSSHKLIAERDPRPPVAFGNGPISDDIYMTTMLKTPAEVRIYSGEETMQYEVPAGVHHLVVPFQAGRQFFALWRDGEQIAAGEGTPVNTTIQYYDYWPTTGFIQAGLINSK; encoded by the coding sequence ATGCCAACGACCTCCGTGCTCCCCTCATGGGATGATGCCAGCGTTGAGATACGCGAGAATAACTTTATGTGTGAAATCCAAATGGCGCAATCAATGGGAATTGATGGCTTTAGCTTGGACATCATGCGAGCCAATGAGAACTACCATCGCTCGATTGAAGCGATGTTTCGTGCCGCCGAACGACTCAATACTGGCTTTAAACTCTTCTTCGAATTCGATTATGGAAAGCCGACTATGGAGGAACGTGCCACCGACATGCAGATGCTCATCCGAAAATACTCACAGCACCAAGCCTATGAGACAGTCGATGGCCGCCCCTTGGTTGCTGCCTATGCCCCTGATGGATGGCTTACCAAAGATGGCCAAGCGGATTATGCCGCAAGTAGTCAATGGTGGCAGGATAATGTCACATCTCCATTGCACAACAGCGGCATTGATATTTACTTCGTGCCAACCACATTCCGTCAAATTTGGAGCGGAGGAGTCGATGAAGAGACTAGCCGTGCGGAATTAATGGAATGGGGAGATACCATCGATGGACTATCGTTGTGGCAAATTCAACTATCTCCGATTGGAGGAGGCATACAGAATCTAGAGCAACTAGGGCAAGCAGTCCAAGCCGCTGATAAATCATGGATGAGTACCGTTTCCATGCAGTATTGGGTTGGAGCGGGCAAGAGCATTCCAAGTTGGTATTGGAGACCCGATGACCCCGAGACCGAGAAGACAAAGAACGGTCGCTATTACGAACACGCCGGCGGCAAAGGTCTCGACGCACAATGGAATTCAATTATAAACATCCAAAAGCCAGAATGGGTCATGATGCTAACATGGAACGATTATAATGAATCGTATTTCATGCCAGTCGACGACTTGCGTAAATATCGTAATGGCACAGGTCAGGCACCCTTTGGTTGGTACAAGTCCATGGCTGGATTGGGCGAACTGAATCGTTACTACATCCAATGGTACAAAACCGGATTACAGCCGGAAATAACGGAAGATACCCTCTTCTACTCTTATCGTACCAGTAGCCACAAATTAATCGCCGAGCGAGACCCACGCCCTCCCGTCGCCTTTGGCAATGGGCCAATCAGCGACGATATTTATATGACTACAATGCTAAAAACTCCCGCAGAAGTTCGGATCTATTCTGGAGAAGAAACAATGCAATATGAAGTGCCTGCAGGTGTTCACCACCTCGTGGTGCCCTTTCAGGCGGGACGGCAATTTTTTGCACTATGGCGGGATGGAGAGCAAATCGCCGCCGGTGAAGGGACTCCAGTAAATACAACGATCCAGTATTATGATTATTGGCCGACCACGGGATTTATTCAGGCAGGACTTATAAACTCAAAATGA
- a CDS encoding substrate-binding domain-containing protein, giving the protein MEPKPPAQRLKVIEALSLEMKKAKYVAGEVLPSEAALQQRLGVSRGTIRQALAELENRDLIYRIKGKGTFVRTRAESRPKPVVFLIREPWKVSHFHNAELLRGMQVAAAAAGANVIISSQTPGEWSAEFCNSIAGVMVLPRLLVDSDLLVLRQRAVPYCMAMESDLTGPSVVDHIEEAAYALADGLLQLGHRRIALLSGHFEHSDRYKKRGIGGALLKAGIDFKSCPDYCTNYDAGLAYEISQDILRSGNRPTAIIGFDNVLAIQAIRAAKNLGLHLPQDLSVVGFGGRDFGELMEPSLSTVNLRGEEAGRRVVEAMLGSNLSKMGKIEVGYDIAWRESSGVMASL; this is encoded by the coding sequence ATGGAACCAAAACCACCTGCTCAGAGGTTGAAAGTGATCGAGGCACTGAGCCTTGAAATGAAGAAAGCGAAGTACGTCGCTGGAGAAGTTCTGCCTAGTGAAGCTGCCTTACAGCAACGCTTAGGTGTCAGTCGTGGCACGATTCGACAAGCTTTGGCAGAGCTTGAAAATCGAGATTTGATTTATCGTATTAAGGGCAAGGGCACTTTTGTGCGAACGCGTGCTGAGTCGCGCCCCAAGCCTGTTGTCTTTTTGATTCGCGAACCGTGGAAGGTGAGTCATTTTCACAATGCAGAGCTATTGCGAGGCATGCAGGTGGCCGCCGCTGCCGCGGGGGCGAATGTGATTATCAGTAGTCAGACACCCGGGGAATGGTCGGCCGAATTTTGTAACTCGATCGCAGGCGTCATGGTGCTGCCGCGCTTATTGGTGGACAGCGACTTGCTTGTGTTGCGGCAACGAGCTGTGCCTTATTGTATGGCGATGGAATCGGATCTAACTGGCCCGAGCGTGGTGGATCACATTGAGGAGGCTGCTTATGCTTTGGCCGATGGACTCCTTCAATTGGGACATCGGCGAATCGCTCTACTTAGTGGGCACTTTGAGCACTCGGATCGTTATAAGAAACGTGGCATCGGGGGAGCATTATTGAAAGCAGGAATCGATTTCAAAAGCTGTCCGGATTATTGCACCAATTACGATGCAGGGCTGGCTTACGAGATCAGCCAAGACATCCTTCGGTCAGGCAATCGCCCTACAGCGATCATTGGTTTTGACAACGTATTGGCAATTCAGGCTATCCGAGCTGCTAAAAATCTAGGGCTGCATCTGCCGCAAGATTTAAGTGTGGTTGGTTTTGGTGGGCGCGACTTTGGTGAGCTGATGGAGCCTAGTCTCAGCACGGTGAATTTACGAGGCGAAGAGGCTGGGCGCCGTGTCGTGGAGGCAATGCTAGGCTCCAATTTGAGCAAAATGGGTAAGATTGAGGTCGGATATGATATCGCCTGGCGAGAAAGCAGTGGTGTGATGGCTTCGCTTTAG
- a CDS encoding DUF5597 domain-containing protein — protein sequence MPYPIPQIQRTPTGTAQLIVDGKPHLILGGELHNSSASSLDHLDEHTWERAQMHNCNTLFVPVYWELLEPSEGQFNFSLVEGLIQRARTHKLRLVLLWFATWKNGRSHYAPAWVKTDTERFFRMQVAPNKTCSSISPMCADACQADSRAFSALMQHLAHFDAEDHTVIMVQVQNEPGLLGAPRDFSPAASAAFQTLVPSELSAALQERKENGNIRPEILRALADAQSQRSDPQQENLTWPELFGDAACEVFMAWHIAKYVNQVAQAGRAQYDLPCYANCWLVQHPNQHPGEYPSGGPVSRMMDIWQIAAPHLDALAPDIYLDNFASICADYTTLSNPLIIPEAADTHGEASAHAVYAFGQHNAIGFAPFGIDSLDDPRLAETYQLLSDLHPLITAHHNSEKMTAVLQGGYSNSGLGPEPGINRSDRVVITLENYYAEVCYHEPLQPGCPPAVALIIEETADQLIVAGMGNVDVNFSARHLAQTDQKLNVDYLSIEEGNYRDGTWIPGRRLNGDEYVVRLGEKPTVRRVSLYRYR from the coding sequence ATGCCCTACCCCATTCCTCAGATACAACGGACGCCGACTGGCACCGCACAATTAATCGTTGATGGAAAACCACATCTTATTCTTGGGGGGGAACTACATAACTCCAGCGCCTCATCGCTAGATCACCTAGACGAGCACACCTGGGAACGCGCGCAGATGCACAACTGTAATACTTTGTTTGTTCCCGTCTATTGGGAGCTACTCGAGCCGAGCGAGGGACAATTTAATTTCAGTCTAGTTGAAGGCCTCATCCAAAGAGCCCGCACACACAAATTACGCCTAGTGCTGCTTTGGTTTGCCACTTGGAAGAACGGTCGATCCCACTACGCTCCGGCATGGGTAAAGACTGACACTGAGCGCTTCTTTCGAATGCAAGTCGCCCCCAACAAGACCTGCAGCTCCATTTCCCCTATGTGTGCCGACGCGTGCCAAGCCGATTCACGTGCTTTCTCGGCGCTAATGCAGCACCTTGCCCACTTCGACGCGGAAGATCACACAGTGATCATGGTGCAAGTCCAAAACGAGCCAGGCTTGCTAGGAGCGCCAAGAGATTTCTCTCCAGCGGCAAGCGCTGCATTCCAAACATTGGTCCCGTCGGAGTTATCTGCGGCTCTGCAAGAACGCAAAGAAAACGGCAACATCCGCCCCGAAATCTTGCGCGCACTCGCTGACGCCCAATCGCAACGCTCCGATCCACAGCAAGAAAATCTAACTTGGCCAGAACTATTTGGAGATGCGGCCTGCGAAGTATTCATGGCTTGGCACATCGCTAAGTATGTCAATCAGGTGGCTCAGGCCGGCCGAGCTCAATACGACCTCCCCTGTTATGCAAACTGCTGGCTAGTGCAGCACCCCAATCAACACCCGGGCGAGTATCCCAGTGGTGGCCCCGTCTCTCGCATGATGGATATTTGGCAAATCGCGGCACCGCATCTCGATGCCTTAGCGCCAGACATCTATCTCGACAACTTCGCATCCATATGCGCCGACTATACAACGCTTAGCAACCCTCTCATTATCCCAGAGGCAGCGGACACACACGGCGAAGCATCTGCTCATGCGGTTTACGCATTTGGACAACACAATGCGATCGGCTTCGCTCCTTTCGGAATCGACAGTCTAGACGATCCACGACTAGCCGAGACCTATCAACTTCTGTCGGATTTACACCCACTAATAACAGCTCATCATAACTCAGAAAAGATGACAGCCGTCCTCCAAGGAGGCTACAGCAATTCTGGTCTGGGTCCAGAGCCTGGAATCAATCGCTCTGACAGGGTAGTCATTACACTTGAGAATTATTATGCTGAGGTTTGCTACCACGAGCCACTGCAGCCTGGCTGCCCTCCTGCAGTCGCATTAATAATCGAAGAGACAGCTGACCAACTAATTGTGGCTGGCATGGGGAACGTCGATGTGAATTTTTCGGCCCGCCATTTAGCACAAACAGATCAAAAATTAAACGTTGATTACCTCAGTATCGAGGAGGGCAATTATCGTGATGGGACTTGGATCCCGGGACGGCGTCTCAATGGCGATGAATACGTCGTCCGACTGGGGGAAAAACCCACAGTTAGACGCGTCAGCCTATATCGCTACAGATAG